A genome region from Camarhynchus parvulus chromosome 15, STF_HiC, whole genome shotgun sequence includes the following:
- the AP1B1 gene encoding AP-1 complex subunit beta-1 isoform X4 — MTDSKYFTTTKKGEIFELKAELNSDKKEKKKEAVKKVIASMTVGKDVSALFPDVVNCMQTDNLELKKLVYLYLMNYAKSQPDMAIMAVNTFVKDCEDPNPLIRALAVRTMGCIRVDKITEYLCEPLRKCLKDEDPYVRKTAAVCVAKLHDINAQLVEDQGFLDTLKDLISDSNPMVVANAVAALSEIAESHPSSNLLDLNPQSINKLLTALNECTEWGQIFILDCLANYMPKDDREAQSICERVTPRLSHANSAVVLSAVKVLMKFMEMLSKDLDYYGTLLKKLAPPLVTLLSAEPELQYVALRNINLIVQKRPEILKHEMKVFFVKYNDPIYVKLEKLDIMIRLASQANIAQVLAELKEYATEVDVDFVRKAVRAIGRCAIKVEQSAERCVSTLLDLIQTKVNYVVQEAIVVIKDIFRKYPNKYESVIATLCENLDSLDEPEARAAMIWIVGEYAERIDNADELLESFLEGFHDESTQVQLQLLTAIVKLFLKKPTETQELVQQVLSLATQDSDNPDLRDRGYIYWRLLSTDPVAAKEVVLAEKPLISEETDLIEPTLLDELICYIGTLASVYHKPPSAFVEGSRGVVHKSLPPRTDSGESPESPDTAPSGGPAGDQPSVIPTQGDLLGDLLNLDLGPPVSGPPMATSAVQMGAVDLLGGGLDRLLRSDVGGSPAMGGSGGSFTAAPSTTAPANMGAPLGSGLGDLFDLTGGVGTLSGSYVAPKTVWLPAMKAKGLEISGTFSRQVGSISMDLVLTNKALQVMSDFAIQFNRNSFGLAPAAPLQVHAPLAPNQSVEISLPLNTVGSVMKMEPLNNLQVAVKNNIDVFYFSTLYPLHILFVEDGKMERQTFLATWKDIPNENETQFQIKDCSLNADAVSSKLQGSNIFTIAKRNVEGQDMLYQSLKLTNGIWVLAELRIQPSNPSFTLSLKCRAPEVSQYIYQAYETILKN; from the exons ATGACAGACTCCAAGTACTTCACCACCACCAAGAAAG gGGAGATATTTGAGCTGAAGGCTGAGCTGAACAGTgacaagaaggagaagaagaaggaggctGTGAAGAAGGTGATTGCCTCCATGACTGTGGGCAAGGATGTCAg CGCTCTCTTCCCGGACGTGGTGAACTGCATGCAGACAGACAACCTGGAGCTGAAGAAGCTGGTCTACCTCTACCTGATGAACTATGCCAAGAGCCAGCCAGACATGGCCATCATGGCTGTGAACACCTTTGTgaag GACTGTGAGGACCCGAACCCGCTGATCCGGGCGCTGGCCGTGCGCACCATGGGCTGCATCCGCGTGGACAAGATCACGGAGTACCTGTGCGAGCCCCTGCGCAAGTGCCTCAAGGACGAGGACCCCTACGTGCGCAAGACGGCCGCCGTCTGCGTGGCCAAGCTGCACGACATCAACGCCCAGCTGGTGGAGGACCAGGGCTTCCTGGACACCCTCAAGGATCTCATCTCAGACTCCAACCCCATG GTGGTGGCCAACGCGGTGGCGGCGCTGTCGGAAATCGCGGAGTCTCATCCCAGCAGCAACCTCCTGGACCTCAACCCCCAGTCCATCAACaagctgctcacagccctcaACGAGTGCACTGAGTGGGGCCAGATCTTCATCCTGGACTGCCTGGCAAACTACATGCCCAAGGATGACCGGGAAGCACAGAG CATCTGCGAGCGGGTGACGCCGCGGCTGTCCCACGCCAACTCTGCCGTGGTGCTGTCGGCTGTCAAGGTGCTGATGAAGTTCATGGAGATGCTGTCCAAGGACCTGGATTATTATGGCACTCTCCTGAAGAAGCTGGCCCCACCACTGGTCActctgctgtctgcagagccCGAGCTGCAGTACGTGGCCCTCCGCAACATCAACCTCATCGTGCAGAAGAG GCCCGAGATCCTGAAGCACGAGATGAAGGTGTTCTTTGTCAAGTACAACGACCCCATCTACGTCAAACTGGAGAAACTGGACATCATGATCCGCCTGGCCTCCCAGGCCAACATAGCTCAG gtgctggcagagctgaaggAATACGCCACGGAGGTGGATGTGGATTTTGTCAGGAAGGCGGTGAGAGCCATCGGCCGCTGTGCCATCAAGGTGGAG CAATCGGCCGAGCGCTGTGTCAGCACCCTGCTGGACCTCATCCAGACCAAGGTGAACTACGTGGTGCAGGAGGCCATCGTGGTCATCAAGGACATCTTCCGCAAGTACCCCAACAA GTACGAGAGCGTGATTGCCACGCTCTGTGAGAACCTGGATTCCCTGGACGAGCCCGAGGCCAGGGCTGCCATGATCTGGATCGTGGGGGAATACGCCGAGCGCATCGACAACGCCGACGAGCTGCTGGAGAGCTTCCTGGAGGGCTTCCATGATGAGAgcacccag gtccagctgcagctgctgacagccaTCGTGAAGCTGTTCCTGAAGAAGCCCACGGAGACACAGGAGTTGgtgcagcaggtgctgagctTGGCCACACAG GACTCGGACAACCCCGACCTGCGGGATCGCGGCTACATCTACTGGCGCCTGCTCTCCACGGACCCCGTGGCCGCCAAGGAGGTGGTGCTGGCCGAGAAGCCGCTGATCTCGGAGGAGACGGATCTGATCGAGCCCACGCTGCTGGACGAGCTCATCTGCTACATCGGCACCCTGGCCTCGGTGTACCACAAACCCCCCAGCGCCTTCgtggagggcagcaggggcgTCGTGCACAAGAGTTTGCCCCCACGCACGGACTC GGGTGAGAGTCCTGAGAGCCCGGACACAGCCCCGTCGGGGGGGCCAGCAGGAGATCAGCCCTCTGTCATCCCCACCCAGGGGGACCTGCTGGGGGACCTGCTCAACCTGGACCTGGGCCCCCCAGTGAGCGGGCCCCCCATGGCCACGTCCGCCGTGCAGATGGGCGCCGTGGATCTCCTCGGGGGTGGCCTGGACAGGCTG CTGCGCAGCGATGTGggaggcagccctgct ATGGGTGGCAGCGGTGGCAGCTtcacagcagcccccagcaccacGGCACCCGCAAACATGGGGGCACCGCTTGGCAGCGGCCTGGGCGACCTCTTCGACCTCACCGGTGGCGTGGGGACCCTCTCAGGATCCTACGTGGCCCCCAAGACG GTCTGGCTCCCTGCCATGAAAGCCAAGGGGCTGGAGATCTCTGGCACCTTCAGCCGCCAGGTGGGCTCCATCTCCATGGACCTTGTGCTGACCAACAAAGCCCTGCAGGTCATGTCTGACTTTGCCATCCAGTTCAACCGCAACAG ctTCGGcctggccccagcagctcctctgcaggtGCATGCACCTCTGGCTCCCAACCAGTCCGTGGAGATCTCCCTGCCCCTCAACACCGTGGGCTCCGTCATGAAGATGGAGCCCCTCAACAACCTCCAG GTGGCAGTGAAGAACAACATTGACGTCTTCTACTTCAGCACCCTGTACCCCCTGCACATCCTGTTCGTGGAGGATGGCAAGATGG agaggcagaCGTTCCTGGCCACCTGGAAGGACATTCCCAACGAGAACGAGACCCAGTTCCAGATCAAAGACTGTTCCCTCAACGCAG ATGCTGTGAGCAGCAAACTCCAAGGCAGCAACATCTTCACCATTGCCAAGAGGAACGTAGAGGGCCAGGACATGCTCTACCAGTCGCTGAAGCTCACCAACGGCATCTGGGTGCTGGCCGAGCTGCGGATCCAGCCCAGCAACCCCAGCTTCACG TTATCCCTGAAATGCCGAGCACCAGAGGTGTCCCAGTACATCTACCAAGCCTATGAGACCATCCTGAAGAactga
- the AP1B1 gene encoding AP-1 complex subunit beta-1 isoform X5, which produces MTDSKYFTTTKKGEIFELKAELNSDKKEKKKEAVKKVIASMTVGKDVSALFPDVVNCMQTDNLELKKLVYLYLMNYAKSQPDMAIMAVNTFVKDCEDPNPLIRALAVRTMGCIRVDKITEYLCEPLRKCLKDEDPYVRKTAAVCVAKLHDINAQLVEDQGFLDTLKDLISDSNPMVVANAVAALSEIAESHPSSNLLDLNPQSINKLLTALNECTEWGQIFILDCLANYMPKDDREAQSICERVTPRLSHANSAVVLSAVKVLMKFMEMLSKDLDYYGTLLKKLAPPLVTLLSAEPELQYVALRNINLIVQKRPEILKHEMKVFFVKYNDPIYVKLEKLDIMIRLASQANIAQVLAELKEYATEVDVDFVRKAVRAIGRCAIKVEQSAERCVSTLLDLIQTKVNYVVQEAIVVIKDIFRKYPNKYESVIATLCENLDSLDEPEARAAMIWIVGEYAERIDNADELLESFLEGFHDESTQVQLQLLTAIVKLFLKKPTETQELVQQVLSLATQDSDNPDLRDRGYIYWRLLSTDPVAAKEVVLAEKPLISEETDLIEPTLLDELICYIGTLASVYHKPPSAFVEGSRGVVHKSLPPRTDSGESPESPDTAPSGGPAGDQPSVIPTQGDLLGDLLNLDLGPPVSGPPMATSAVQMGAVDLLGGGLDRLMGGSGGSFTAAPSTTAPANMGAPLGSGLGDLFDLTGGVGTLSGSYVAPKTVWLPAMKAKGLEISGTFSRQVGSISMDLVLTNKALQVMSDFAIQFNRNSFGLAPAAPLQVHAPLAPNQSVEISLPLNTVGSVMKMEPLNNLQVAVKNNIDVFYFSTLYPLHILFVEDGKMERQTFLATWKDIPNENETQFQIKDCSLNADAVSSKLQGSNIFTIAKRNVEGQDMLYQSLKLTNGIWVLAELRIQPSNPSFTDLELSLKCRAPEVSQYIYQAYETILKN; this is translated from the exons ATGACAGACTCCAAGTACTTCACCACCACCAAGAAAG gGGAGATATTTGAGCTGAAGGCTGAGCTGAACAGTgacaagaaggagaagaagaaggaggctGTGAAGAAGGTGATTGCCTCCATGACTGTGGGCAAGGATGTCAg CGCTCTCTTCCCGGACGTGGTGAACTGCATGCAGACAGACAACCTGGAGCTGAAGAAGCTGGTCTACCTCTACCTGATGAACTATGCCAAGAGCCAGCCAGACATGGCCATCATGGCTGTGAACACCTTTGTgaag GACTGTGAGGACCCGAACCCGCTGATCCGGGCGCTGGCCGTGCGCACCATGGGCTGCATCCGCGTGGACAAGATCACGGAGTACCTGTGCGAGCCCCTGCGCAAGTGCCTCAAGGACGAGGACCCCTACGTGCGCAAGACGGCCGCCGTCTGCGTGGCCAAGCTGCACGACATCAACGCCCAGCTGGTGGAGGACCAGGGCTTCCTGGACACCCTCAAGGATCTCATCTCAGACTCCAACCCCATG GTGGTGGCCAACGCGGTGGCGGCGCTGTCGGAAATCGCGGAGTCTCATCCCAGCAGCAACCTCCTGGACCTCAACCCCCAGTCCATCAACaagctgctcacagccctcaACGAGTGCACTGAGTGGGGCCAGATCTTCATCCTGGACTGCCTGGCAAACTACATGCCCAAGGATGACCGGGAAGCACAGAG CATCTGCGAGCGGGTGACGCCGCGGCTGTCCCACGCCAACTCTGCCGTGGTGCTGTCGGCTGTCAAGGTGCTGATGAAGTTCATGGAGATGCTGTCCAAGGACCTGGATTATTATGGCACTCTCCTGAAGAAGCTGGCCCCACCACTGGTCActctgctgtctgcagagccCGAGCTGCAGTACGTGGCCCTCCGCAACATCAACCTCATCGTGCAGAAGAG GCCCGAGATCCTGAAGCACGAGATGAAGGTGTTCTTTGTCAAGTACAACGACCCCATCTACGTCAAACTGGAGAAACTGGACATCATGATCCGCCTGGCCTCCCAGGCCAACATAGCTCAG gtgctggcagagctgaaggAATACGCCACGGAGGTGGATGTGGATTTTGTCAGGAAGGCGGTGAGAGCCATCGGCCGCTGTGCCATCAAGGTGGAG CAATCGGCCGAGCGCTGTGTCAGCACCCTGCTGGACCTCATCCAGACCAAGGTGAACTACGTGGTGCAGGAGGCCATCGTGGTCATCAAGGACATCTTCCGCAAGTACCCCAACAA GTACGAGAGCGTGATTGCCACGCTCTGTGAGAACCTGGATTCCCTGGACGAGCCCGAGGCCAGGGCTGCCATGATCTGGATCGTGGGGGAATACGCCGAGCGCATCGACAACGCCGACGAGCTGCTGGAGAGCTTCCTGGAGGGCTTCCATGATGAGAgcacccag gtccagctgcagctgctgacagccaTCGTGAAGCTGTTCCTGAAGAAGCCCACGGAGACACAGGAGTTGgtgcagcaggtgctgagctTGGCCACACAG GACTCGGACAACCCCGACCTGCGGGATCGCGGCTACATCTACTGGCGCCTGCTCTCCACGGACCCCGTGGCCGCCAAGGAGGTGGTGCTGGCCGAGAAGCCGCTGATCTCGGAGGAGACGGATCTGATCGAGCCCACGCTGCTGGACGAGCTCATCTGCTACATCGGCACCCTGGCCTCGGTGTACCACAAACCCCCCAGCGCCTTCgtggagggcagcaggggcgTCGTGCACAAGAGTTTGCCCCCACGCACGGACTC GGGTGAGAGTCCTGAGAGCCCGGACACAGCCCCGTCGGGGGGGCCAGCAGGAGATCAGCCCTCTGTCATCCCCACCCAGGGGGACCTGCTGGGGGACCTGCTCAACCTGGACCTGGGCCCCCCAGTGAGCGGGCCCCCCATGGCCACGTCCGCCGTGCAGATGGGCGCCGTGGATCTCCTCGGGGGTGGCCTGGACAGGCTG ATGGGTGGCAGCGGTGGCAGCTtcacagcagcccccagcaccacGGCACCCGCAAACATGGGGGCACCGCTTGGCAGCGGCCTGGGCGACCTCTTCGACCTCACCGGTGGCGTGGGGACCCTCTCAGGATCCTACGTGGCCCCCAAGACG GTCTGGCTCCCTGCCATGAAAGCCAAGGGGCTGGAGATCTCTGGCACCTTCAGCCGCCAGGTGGGCTCCATCTCCATGGACCTTGTGCTGACCAACAAAGCCCTGCAGGTCATGTCTGACTTTGCCATCCAGTTCAACCGCAACAG ctTCGGcctggccccagcagctcctctgcaggtGCATGCACCTCTGGCTCCCAACCAGTCCGTGGAGATCTCCCTGCCCCTCAACACCGTGGGCTCCGTCATGAAGATGGAGCCCCTCAACAACCTCCAG GTGGCAGTGAAGAACAACATTGACGTCTTCTACTTCAGCACCCTGTACCCCCTGCACATCCTGTTCGTGGAGGATGGCAAGATGG agaggcagaCGTTCCTGGCCACCTGGAAGGACATTCCCAACGAGAACGAGACCCAGTTCCAGATCAAAGACTGTTCCCTCAACGCAG ATGCTGTGAGCAGCAAACTCCAAGGCAGCAACATCTTCACCATTGCCAAGAGGAACGTAGAGGGCCAGGACATGCTCTACCAGTCGCTGAAGCTCACCAACGGCATCTGGGTGCTGGCCGAGCTGCGGATCCAGCCCAGCAACCCCAGCTTCACG GATTTGGAG TTATCCCTGAAATGCCGAGCACCAGAGGTGTCCCAGTACATCTACCAAGCCTATGAGACCATCCTGAAGAactga
- the AP1B1 gene encoding AP-1 complex subunit beta-1 isoform X3, with translation MTDSKYFTTTKKGEIFELKAELNSDKKEKKKEAVKKVIASMTVGKDVSALFPDVVNCMQTDNLELKKLVYLYLMNYAKSQPDMAIMAVNTFVKDCEDPNPLIRALAVRTMGCIRVDKITEYLCEPLRKCLKDEDPYVRKTAAVCVAKLHDINAQLVEDQGFLDTLKDLISDSNPMVVANAVAALSEIAESHPSSNLLDLNPQSINKLLTALNECTEWGQIFILDCLANYMPKDDREAQSICERVTPRLSHANSAVVLSAVKVLMKFMEMLSKDLDYYGTLLKKLAPPLVTLLSAEPELQYVALRNINLIVQKRPEILKHEMKVFFVKYNDPIYVKLEKLDIMIRLASQANIAQVLAELKEYATEVDVDFVRKAVRAIGRCAIKVEQSAERCVSTLLDLIQTKVNYVVQEAIVVIKDIFRKYPNKYESVIATLCENLDSLDEPEARAAMIWIVGEYAERIDNADELLESFLEGFHDESTQVQLQLLTAIVKLFLKKPTETQELVQQVLSLATQDSDNPDLRDRGYIYWRLLSTDPVAAKEVVLAEKPLISEETDLIEPTLLDELICYIGTLASVYHKPPSAFVEGSRGVVHKSLPPRTDSGESPESPDTAPSGGPAGDQPSVIPTQGDLLGDLLNLDLGPPVSGPPMATSAVQMGAVDLLGGGLDRLLRSDVGGSPAMGGSGGSFTAAPSTTAPANMGAPLGSGLGDLFDLTGGVGTLSGSYVAPKTVWLPAMKAKGLEISGTFSRQVGSISMDLVLTNKALQVMSDFAIQFNRNSFGLAPAAPLQVHAPLAPNQSVEISLPLNTVGSVMKMEPLNNLQVAVKNNIDVFYFSTLYPLHILFVEDGKMERQTFLATWKDIPNENETQFQIKDCSLNADAVSSKLQGSNIFTIAKRNVEGQDMLYQSLKLTNGIWVLAELRIQPSNPSFTDLELSLKCRAPEVSQYIYQAYETILKN, from the exons ATGACAGACTCCAAGTACTTCACCACCACCAAGAAAG gGGAGATATTTGAGCTGAAGGCTGAGCTGAACAGTgacaagaaggagaagaagaaggaggctGTGAAGAAGGTGATTGCCTCCATGACTGTGGGCAAGGATGTCAg CGCTCTCTTCCCGGACGTGGTGAACTGCATGCAGACAGACAACCTGGAGCTGAAGAAGCTGGTCTACCTCTACCTGATGAACTATGCCAAGAGCCAGCCAGACATGGCCATCATGGCTGTGAACACCTTTGTgaag GACTGTGAGGACCCGAACCCGCTGATCCGGGCGCTGGCCGTGCGCACCATGGGCTGCATCCGCGTGGACAAGATCACGGAGTACCTGTGCGAGCCCCTGCGCAAGTGCCTCAAGGACGAGGACCCCTACGTGCGCAAGACGGCCGCCGTCTGCGTGGCCAAGCTGCACGACATCAACGCCCAGCTGGTGGAGGACCAGGGCTTCCTGGACACCCTCAAGGATCTCATCTCAGACTCCAACCCCATG GTGGTGGCCAACGCGGTGGCGGCGCTGTCGGAAATCGCGGAGTCTCATCCCAGCAGCAACCTCCTGGACCTCAACCCCCAGTCCATCAACaagctgctcacagccctcaACGAGTGCACTGAGTGGGGCCAGATCTTCATCCTGGACTGCCTGGCAAACTACATGCCCAAGGATGACCGGGAAGCACAGAG CATCTGCGAGCGGGTGACGCCGCGGCTGTCCCACGCCAACTCTGCCGTGGTGCTGTCGGCTGTCAAGGTGCTGATGAAGTTCATGGAGATGCTGTCCAAGGACCTGGATTATTATGGCACTCTCCTGAAGAAGCTGGCCCCACCACTGGTCActctgctgtctgcagagccCGAGCTGCAGTACGTGGCCCTCCGCAACATCAACCTCATCGTGCAGAAGAG GCCCGAGATCCTGAAGCACGAGATGAAGGTGTTCTTTGTCAAGTACAACGACCCCATCTACGTCAAACTGGAGAAACTGGACATCATGATCCGCCTGGCCTCCCAGGCCAACATAGCTCAG gtgctggcagagctgaaggAATACGCCACGGAGGTGGATGTGGATTTTGTCAGGAAGGCGGTGAGAGCCATCGGCCGCTGTGCCATCAAGGTGGAG CAATCGGCCGAGCGCTGTGTCAGCACCCTGCTGGACCTCATCCAGACCAAGGTGAACTACGTGGTGCAGGAGGCCATCGTGGTCATCAAGGACATCTTCCGCAAGTACCCCAACAA GTACGAGAGCGTGATTGCCACGCTCTGTGAGAACCTGGATTCCCTGGACGAGCCCGAGGCCAGGGCTGCCATGATCTGGATCGTGGGGGAATACGCCGAGCGCATCGACAACGCCGACGAGCTGCTGGAGAGCTTCCTGGAGGGCTTCCATGATGAGAgcacccag gtccagctgcagctgctgacagccaTCGTGAAGCTGTTCCTGAAGAAGCCCACGGAGACACAGGAGTTGgtgcagcaggtgctgagctTGGCCACACAG GACTCGGACAACCCCGACCTGCGGGATCGCGGCTACATCTACTGGCGCCTGCTCTCCACGGACCCCGTGGCCGCCAAGGAGGTGGTGCTGGCCGAGAAGCCGCTGATCTCGGAGGAGACGGATCTGATCGAGCCCACGCTGCTGGACGAGCTCATCTGCTACATCGGCACCCTGGCCTCGGTGTACCACAAACCCCCCAGCGCCTTCgtggagggcagcaggggcgTCGTGCACAAGAGTTTGCCCCCACGCACGGACTC GGGTGAGAGTCCTGAGAGCCCGGACACAGCCCCGTCGGGGGGGCCAGCAGGAGATCAGCCCTCTGTCATCCCCACCCAGGGGGACCTGCTGGGGGACCTGCTCAACCTGGACCTGGGCCCCCCAGTGAGCGGGCCCCCCATGGCCACGTCCGCCGTGCAGATGGGCGCCGTGGATCTCCTCGGGGGTGGCCTGGACAGGCTG CTGCGCAGCGATGTGggaggcagccctgct ATGGGTGGCAGCGGTGGCAGCTtcacagcagcccccagcaccacGGCACCCGCAAACATGGGGGCACCGCTTGGCAGCGGCCTGGGCGACCTCTTCGACCTCACCGGTGGCGTGGGGACCCTCTCAGGATCCTACGTGGCCCCCAAGACG GTCTGGCTCCCTGCCATGAAAGCCAAGGGGCTGGAGATCTCTGGCACCTTCAGCCGCCAGGTGGGCTCCATCTCCATGGACCTTGTGCTGACCAACAAAGCCCTGCAGGTCATGTCTGACTTTGCCATCCAGTTCAACCGCAACAG ctTCGGcctggccccagcagctcctctgcaggtGCATGCACCTCTGGCTCCCAACCAGTCCGTGGAGATCTCCCTGCCCCTCAACACCGTGGGCTCCGTCATGAAGATGGAGCCCCTCAACAACCTCCAG GTGGCAGTGAAGAACAACATTGACGTCTTCTACTTCAGCACCCTGTACCCCCTGCACATCCTGTTCGTGGAGGATGGCAAGATGG agaggcagaCGTTCCTGGCCACCTGGAAGGACATTCCCAACGAGAACGAGACCCAGTTCCAGATCAAAGACTGTTCCCTCAACGCAG ATGCTGTGAGCAGCAAACTCCAAGGCAGCAACATCTTCACCATTGCCAAGAGGAACGTAGAGGGCCAGGACATGCTCTACCAGTCGCTGAAGCTCACCAACGGCATCTGGGTGCTGGCCGAGCTGCGGATCCAGCCCAGCAACCCCAGCTTCACG GATTTGGAG TTATCCCTGAAATGCCGAGCACCAGAGGTGTCCCAGTACATCTACCAAGCCTATGAGACCATCCTGAAGAactga